From Tripterygium wilfordii isolate XIE 37 chromosome 13, ASM1340144v1, whole genome shotgun sequence, the proteins below share one genomic window:
- the LOC120012922 gene encoding probable acyl-activating enzyme 1, peroxisomal: MKVHHHLKANFNRFHFYFLSRFSRRFSHFLGNLHEGPESWKPMEGLVRCSANYAPLSPIGFLERSAKVYRDRTSVVYGSVRYTWSETHERCLKLASSLTQLGISRGDVVATLAPNVPAIYELHFAVPMAGGVLCTLNSRHDSAMVSVLLKHSEAKIIFVDYQLIKTARQALDLLENTGAKPPILVLISEHDDLNTSSIFTSNSYEYESLLASGDNGFTIRRPESEFDPISVNYTSGTTSRPKGVVYCYRGAYLNSLSTVFLHEMRSMPVYLWTVPMFHCNGWCLIWGVAAMGGTNICLRKVSAKGIFDSISEHNVTHMGGAPTVLSMIVNSSISDRRPLPHKVQVMTGGAPPPPKILHEMEELGFGVSQLYGLTETYGPGTSCVWQPEWDSLPLEERAKLKARQGMHHLGLEDVDVKDPKTMESVPADGKALGEIMFRGNTVMDGYLKDMKATAEAFRGGWFRSGDLAVKHPDGYIEMKDRLKDIVISGGENVSTVEVETVVYSHPAVLEVAVVGRPDDHWGQTPCAFVKLKEGFDVDGQELINYCRDRLPHYMAPKTVIFQDLPRTATGKVQKFILREKAKALGSIS; this comes from the exons ATGAAAGTCCATCATCATCTGAAGGCTAATTTCAATCGCTTCCACTTCTACTTCTTGTCTCGATTTTCTCGCAGATTCTCTCACTTTCTTGGGAATCTGCATGAGGGGCCGGAATCATGGAAACCCATGGAGGGTCTGGTCCGTTGCTCAGCTAACTACGCTCCGTTGTCTCCTATCGGGTTCTTGGAGAGATCGGCCAAGGTTTACAGAGACAGGACTTCGGTTGTGTATGGCTCTGTCCGGTATACGTGGAGTGAGACCCATGAAAGGTGCCTCAAGCTTGCTTCTTCTTTGACCCAGCTTGGAATTTCTCGTGGAGATGTG GTTGCAACTCTGGCTCCTAATGTCCCAGCAATTTATGAGCTACATTTTGCAGTTCCAATGGCAGGAGGAGTTCTTTGTACGCTCAATTCACGCCATGATTCTGCCATGGTTTCAGTCCTACTCAAACATTCTGAGGCCAAAATCATCTTTGTGGACTACCAGTTAATTAAAACTGCTCGACAGGCACTTGATCTCCTCGAAAACACAGGTGCAAAACCACCCATTTTAGTCTTAATTTCAGAACATGATGATTTGAATACTTCCAGCATTTTTACATCAAACAGCTATGAATATGAGAGTTTATTGGCAAGTGGAGATAATGGATTCACGATTAGACGACCTGAGAGTGAATTCGATCCTATAAGTGTAAATTATACCTCGGGGACCACATCACGGCCTAAAGGAGTAGTGTATTGTTACAGAGGTGCTTATCTGAACTCCCTCTCAACTGTCTTTCTTCATGAAATGAGATCGATGCCTGTGTATTTATGGACTGTGCCTATGTTTCACTGCAATGGCTGGTGCCTAATTTGGGGAGTTGCTGCGATGGGTGGAACTAACATATGCCTTAGAAAAGTCTCTGCAAAGGGGATTTTTGACAGTATATCGGAGCACAATGTGACTCACATGGGAGGAGCTCCAACGGTCTTGAGCATGATTGTGAATTCCTCAATCAGCGACAGGCGCCCTCTTCCTCACAAGGTCCAAGTCATGACTGGGggtgcaccaccaccaccaaaaatCCTTCACGAGATGGAAGAATTGGGGTTTGGTGTCTCTCAGTTGTATGGCCTTACAGAAACTTACGGTCCTGGAACATCTTGTGTTTGGCAACCTGAATGGGATTCTCTTCCTTTAGAGGAAAGAGCAAAGTTGAAAGCCAGACAGGGGATGCACCATCTTGGTTTGGAAGATGTTGATGTAAAAGATCCGAAAACCATGGAAAGTGTACCTGCTGATGGTAAGGCATTAGGGGAGATTATGTTCAGGGGAAACACTGTAATGGATGGATACTTAAAAGATATGAAAGCAACAGCAGAAGCATTCAGAGGAGGCTGGTTTCGAAGTGGAGATCTTGCGGTGAAGCATCCGGACGGGTATATTGAGATGAAGGACCGGTTGAAAGACATTGTAATTTCCGGGGGAGAGAATGTAAGCACTGTTGAAGTAGAAACAGTTGTGTATAGTCATCCAGCAGTTCTTGAGGTTGCAGTAGTCGGCCGCCCGGATGATCATTGGGGACAAACACCATGTGCATTTGTGAAGTTGAAAGAAGGATTTGATGTTGATGGTCAAGAACTAATCAACTATTGCCGGGATCGCTTGCCACATTATATGGCTCCCAAGACTGTCATTTTCCAGGATTTGCCAAGAACAGCAACTGGGAAAGTGCAGAAGTTTATTCTAAGAGAGAAAGCAAAGGCACTGGGCAGTATTTCTTAA
- the LOC120012320 gene encoding probable acyl-activating enzyme 1, peroxisomal: MEGMLVCPGNYAPLTPISFLEQAAIVHGDKTSIIYGATRFSWRQTYDRCLKLASALVNLKISPGDIVAALAPNIPALYELHFGVPMAGAVLSALNVRLDAAMLASKLQELEAKIIFADHLFVELAQRALDTLSYKNLNLPLLVLIPECPSLDELHKPNDGTLEYDGVLEMGRVDDFEIVRPGNECDPVSVNFTSGSTGVPKGVIYSHRAAYLNSLAQISRFDMGESPVFLWAVDMFRCNGWCFPWTMAALGGTNICLNNVSGKSIFNALAIHRVTHICGAPSILIKIADFAQEVSHPSRPLPWKVHVIVAGALPTTQVLMKVEKMGFYLSHGYGMTEALGPVIVRPLKTSSQHEKIRPQDPINNHLLVDVKDPETTKSVPQDGKTIGEVMFKGNLLMSGYFKNPKATHEAFRGGWYHTGDLAVRQPNGHIQMKDRAKDMINFGGEPISTLEIEAVLNMNPKVLESAVVGKRLENDHLKETPCAFVQLKEGFNASAEEIVEFCRDHLPNFMVPYTVIFGELPVNSTGKVQKFVLKKAANVIHSC, translated from the exons ATGGAAGGCATGCTTGTTTGTCCTGGAAACTATGCGCCTTTGACTCCAATTAGCTTTCTAGAGCAGGCAGCCATTGTTCATGGGGATAAGACATCCATTATCTATGGAGCTACAAGGTTTTCTTGGAGACAAACTTATGATAGATGTCTGAAGCTCGCTTCTGCTTTGGTCAACTTGAAGATTTCTCCTGGTGATATT GTTGCAGCTTTGGCACCAAATATTCCAGCACTCTATGAACTCCATTTTGGTGTACCAATGGCAGGGGCAGTTCTTTCTGCACTCAATGTCAGGTTGGATGCAGCCATGTTGGCATCGAAACTACAAGAATTGGAGGCCAAGATAATATTTGCAGACCATCTGTTTGTTGAATTAGCCCAGAGAGCACTAGACACACTCTCTTATAAAAATCTCAACCTACCCCTCCTTGTGTTGATCCCAGAGTGTCCCTCATTAGATGAATTACACAAACCCAACGATGGTACTCTGGAATATGATGGTGTTCTTGAAATGGGAAGAGTTGATGACTTTGAGATAGTAAGGCCAGGCAATGAATGCGATCCAGTTTCAGTGAATTTTACTTCAGGCTCTACTGGGGTTCCGAAAGGAGTTATTTATAGTCACAGAGCTGCATATCTGAACTCATTGGCTCAGATATCTCGCTTCGACATGGGAGAGTCTCCAGTGTTTCTTTGGGCAGTGGACATGTTTAGGTGCAATGGGTGGTGCTTCCCTTGGACTATGGCTGCTCTTGGTGGCACCAATATCTGCCTTAATAATGTCTCTGGAAAGTCCATATTTAATGCTTTGGCTATTCACAGGGTGACTCACATTTGTGGTGCACCGTCTATTTTGATCAAAATTGCTGATTTTGCACAAGAAGTTAGTCATCCATCAAGGCCACTTCCATGGAAGGTTCATGTCATTGTAGCCGGTGCATTGCCAACAACTCAGGTTCTGATGAAGGTTGAAAAAATGGGATTCTATCTTAGCCATGGCTATGGCATGACTGAGGCCCTTGGTCCTGTAATAGTTAGACCATTGAAAACCAGTTCTCAACATGAAAAGATTAGACCTCAAGATCCCATCAACAACCACCTTCTGGTTGATGTCAAAGATCCTGAAACAACGAAAAGTGTGCCCCAGGATGGCAAAACCATTGGTGAAGTCATGTTTAAGGGCAATCTTTTGATGTCAGGGTACTTTAAAAACCCAAAAGCAACCCATGAAGCATTCAGGGGTGGATGGTACCACACAGGGGATCTTGCAGTGAGGCAACCAAATGGTCACATTCAAATGAAGGATAGAGCAAAAGACATGATCAATTTTGGGGGAGAACCCATAAGCACACTAGAGATTGAAGCTGTGTTGAATATGAATCCAAAGGTTTTGGAGTCTGCTGTGGTTGGAAAGAGGTTGGAAAATGATCATTTAAAGGAAACGCCTTGTGCTTTTGTGCAACTTAAAGAAGGGTTTAACGCAAGTGCTGAAGAGATTGTTGAGTTCTGCAGGGACCATTTGCCAAATTTTATGGTTCCATATACTGTAATTTTTGGAGAACTACCAGTAAATTCAACTGGAAAGGTACAAAAGTTTGTTCTTAAGAAGGCGGCCAATGTCATACATAGTTGTTGA
- the LOC120013306 gene encoding protein S-acyltransferase 10-like isoform X2, with translation MGICSPLGNAGEGVLDRCYRCIPCLADPARRSALGLKVALVALHLVYAGILFLFDGDLIEKTKHEPCYVLDAMRDINETNVTFGKTSASSKQPASSKNGSLVITIDSGQSGRNSPGSNATYWTKRVLDTYPPGTSVRTVTCSYCNVEQPARAKHCHDCDRCVLQFDHHCVWLGTCIGWGNHCKFWWYICEETALCLWTGILYITYLKTSIARAWWKDAIMILLLIALAICLIFLLLLLLFHSYLVLSNQTTYELVRRRRIPYLRRIPERVYPFSKGICRNLYNFCCVPNSTYSLELLPTALELEEKSRPYTCSHLLSCRCC, from the exons ATGGGTATATGCAGCCCCTTGGGCAACGCGGGGGAAGGAGTCCTCGACCGATGCTACCGCTGTATCCCTTGCCTCGCCGATCCCG CTCGGAGGTCTGCCCTGGGATTGAAAGTCGCGTTGGTTGCTCTGCATCTGGTGTATGCCGGCATTCTCTTTCTCTTCGATGGAGATTTGATAGAGAAGACGAAGCATGAGCCATG CTATGTCTTGGATGCGATGAGGGATATCAATGAGACCAACGTGACATTTGGAAAGACATCAGCGTCCTCAAA ACAACCTGCTTCAAGTAAAAATGGAAGCTTGGTTATTACTATTGACTCAGGTCAGTCAGGAAGAAATTCTCCGGGAAGCAATGCAACATATTGGACAAAGAGGGTTTTGGACACATATCCCCCTGGAACATCCGTAAG AACTGTTACTTGCTCCTATTGCAATGTGGAACAG CCTGCGCGAGCAAAGCATTGTCATGACTGTGATAGATGTGTTCTTCAGTTTGATCATCATTGTGTATGGCTTGGGACATGCATTGGCTGGGGTAATCATTGCAAATTCTG GTGGTACATATGTGAAGAGACGGCATTATGTCTCTGGACGGGCATCTTGTACATCACATACCTGAAGACTAGCATTGCAAGGGCTTG GTGGAAGGATGCAATCATGATATTGTTATTGATCGCGTTGGCAATTTGCTTGATCTTTCTGCTCCTGCTGCTGCTTTTCCATAG CTATCTTGTTTTGTCAAACCAGACTACATATGAACTTGTGAGGCGTAGACGCATCCCATATCTAAG GAGAATTCCTGAACGAGTGTACCCTTTCAGTAAAGGAATTTGCAGAAACCTATacaatttttgttgtgttcCAAACAGCACATACAGTTTGGAATTGTTGCCCACCGCTCTGGAGCTCGAGGAGAAGTCTAGACCATACACATGTTCACATTTGTTATCCTGTCGTTGCTGCTGA
- the LOC120013306 gene encoding protein S-acyltransferase 10-like isoform X1: MGICSPLGNAGEGVLDRCYRCIPCLADPARRSALGLKVALVALHLVYAGILFLFDGDLIEKTKHEPWYTSLYLSLFVDTLVQYFVTSGSSPGYVLDAMRDINETNVTFGKTSASSKQPASSKNGSLVITIDSGQSGRNSPGSNATYWTKRVLDTYPPGTSVRTVTCSYCNVEQPARAKHCHDCDRCVLQFDHHCVWLGTCIGWGNHCKFWWYICEETALCLWTGILYITYLKTSIARAWWKDAIMILLLIALAICLIFLLLLLLFHSYLVLSNQTTYELVRRRRIPYLRRIPERVYPFSKGICRNLYNFCCVPNSTYSLELLPTALELEEKSRPYTCSHLLSCRCC; the protein is encoded by the exons ATGGGTATATGCAGCCCCTTGGGCAACGCGGGGGAAGGAGTCCTCGACCGATGCTACCGCTGTATCCCTTGCCTCGCCGATCCCG CTCGGAGGTCTGCCCTGGGATTGAAAGTCGCGTTGGTTGCTCTGCATCTGGTGTATGCCGGCATTCTCTTTCTCTTCGATGGAGATTTGATAGAGAAGACGAAGCATGAGCCATG GTACACATCTTTATATTTGTCGTTGTTTGTTGATACCTTGGTTCAGTACTTTGTTACCTCTGGTTCCTCTCCAGG CTATGTCTTGGATGCGATGAGGGATATCAATGAGACCAACGTGACATTTGGAAAGACATCAGCGTCCTCAAA ACAACCTGCTTCAAGTAAAAATGGAAGCTTGGTTATTACTATTGACTCAGGTCAGTCAGGAAGAAATTCTCCGGGAAGCAATGCAACATATTGGACAAAGAGGGTTTTGGACACATATCCCCCTGGAACATCCGTAAG AACTGTTACTTGCTCCTATTGCAATGTGGAACAG CCTGCGCGAGCAAAGCATTGTCATGACTGTGATAGATGTGTTCTTCAGTTTGATCATCATTGTGTATGGCTTGGGACATGCATTGGCTGGGGTAATCATTGCAAATTCTG GTGGTACATATGTGAAGAGACGGCATTATGTCTCTGGACGGGCATCTTGTACATCACATACCTGAAGACTAGCATTGCAAGGGCTTG GTGGAAGGATGCAATCATGATATTGTTATTGATCGCGTTGGCAATTTGCTTGATCTTTCTGCTCCTGCTGCTGCTTTTCCATAG CTATCTTGTTTTGTCAAACCAGACTACATATGAACTTGTGAGGCGTAGACGCATCCCATATCTAAG GAGAATTCCTGAACGAGTGTACCCTTTCAGTAAAGGAATTTGCAGAAACCTATacaatttttgttgtgttcCAAACAGCACATACAGTTTGGAATTGTTGCCCACCGCTCTGGAGCTCGAGGAGAAGTCTAGACCATACACATGTTCACATTTGTTATCCTGTCGTTGCTGCTGA